In Acidobacteriota bacterium, the following are encoded in one genomic region:
- a CDS encoding transposase, which translates to MARCAALSIRRLYHDRAVDQEIDPDGLNPGVALTIHTHGDFSNWQPHIHCLVTAGVADQQGELTPLDLPWPPTAEADFQARILRLMKRRERLTPEQVGEMLAWAHSGFSVHNAVCADPSSPDEMMRLAPYLLHPPIALERLRYHGKSRPLVYSGRRPDHRTGARSRAFDPFEFLAEFCLHIPPPRLHLTRL; encoded by the coding sequence ATGGCTCGCTGCGCCGCCCTGTCGATCCGCAGGCTCTACCACGACCGGGCTGTCGATCAGGAGATCGATCCTGATGGCCTGAACCCCGGCGTCGCCTTGACGATCCACACCCACGGAGATTTTTCCAATTGGCAGCCTCACATTCATTGTCTCGTGACCGCAGGGGTTGCCGATCAGCAGGGAGAGCTCACCCCTCTCGACCTGCCCTGGCCCCCCACAGCCGAAGCGGATTTCCAAGCCCGGATCCTCCGTCTCATGAAAAGACGAGAAAGACTCACGCCAGAACAGGTCGGGGAGATGCTCGCCTGGGCTCACTCTGGATTCTCTGTACACAACGCTGTCTGCGCCGATCCCTCTTCCCCCGATGAGATGATGCGCCTCGCGCCCTACCTGCTTCACCCTCCGATCGCCCTCGAGCGTCTTCGATACCACGGAAAGAGCAGACCCCTCGTCTACTCCGGCAGGCGCCCTGATCACCGCACTGGAGCCAGGAGCAGGGCCTTCGACCCCTTCGAGTTCCTCGCTGAGTTCTGCCTGCACATTCCGCCGCCACGCTTGCACCTGACGCGACTCTAA